The genomic DNA ACATCCTTTTCCCCCACGAAAGTTGTTCCGCTTTGGAATTCCTATAATGAATTGAAAATGTGATAAAGCACTTCAAATGATGCAGTAAGAACCATTGAGACATCACTTTAGTCATGCACATCACAAGTGCTTTCATTCTTTAgggtttcttctttttattaattttttgcttGCGTGATTGTATGATAACATGCTATCCCCAGAACAACTTCAATACCTCTTATTCCATTGATTACTGGGAAACCAAAAATCGTATTTGGGGCGTGTTAATTGTTTCAAGAAGAAGAATCAATGTTAAGTAGACTGAATTTGAAATCTACGCACAAACAGACCACAATATCATAAATCCAAATTACTCTTCTCAAGTGACGAGGTGGGGTGATGGAAACAAAATATGATGAATAAACATATATGCTTGGAGACATTTGTAGAGCTTACCTGACCAGAGCCAACACGAAATATATAAACTTGACCCTTCTCCAATGAACTGTACAAATGAAGAAAGAGTAAAAGAGTAAGAAACTGAGTCTAGTCCTACCCGCCATCAAAACTTGTCAAGTACAAGACATGTTCCAcagaaaaaagataaaaatgtacGACGGCTCCACAAATTAAGCCCGGCACAGCTAACCTTTAGAAAATAACAAGACTGTACAGTTATACATTACCAATATGAATTTTACTCTCTCAGATACCTTATTGTTGGATAATAGTAGCCTTTTATAAATATCATTAAGCAGCATGCAAAAGTTATGCACTGTGGTTTTGCACTAGTTAGTCTACACACGATACAACCAGTAATCAGCTCCCTGAAACCCTGAACCCTAAGTCCACTGTGATTTGATCCGAAGGAGAAGACCCACATTTTGTCTTTTTTCCCAATGGTGCACAAGTAGAGATTGAAAATGTGGATCATTTGTTTCTTCACTATCCAATAGCATTATACTGGTGGTCGAGTCTGTTCAGGGAAATTGATTGAGTTGGGTAAACCCAACTACATGCATAACCCTTTTTTGTGAGAAGCACAATACGTTTAGTGATGGTAAGAAGGCAAAAGGCATTATGGAGTAGGAGTCTGTATAAACTCGGATGTGGGGGATATGGGCTGGAGGTTTCATGGGACAAACTCAGAATTTGGTGTCcaaatttttcaaacaaaaaaataaatagaggaTTAGGTGAGAGTATCTCCTCATTACTGGTCAAAGGCACAAACTGCCACTCTCAAACCTGAAAGAGAGGACGATAATGACAAATAGAAACGAGGGCTCCAAcgttctctttgttgattcagAAATTCAGATCTCTTTAGAGGGACAACTTGTCTGCAGTGGTTGtactatattttatttttcataaactTATGTTTCTTACCAAAAGATCATCTGATCTACATTAAGCCATTTCATTTCTATTTTCCACTTCTATCAAGATATAACAATATGCTTACCTGTCAAATATTTGTCCAGATGGAACCATGGCTACATAATTCGCTGCTACCTGTTAATACAGAAATTATGCAAACAGCGCCAATGTAATAAGAGTCagaaacacaaaaaacaaatgTCCATAAATCAACGGGTAGATTTAAGTATGCACAATCCTATCTGCTATGGCTTCAGAAGAAATAACCACATGTGACTCTATAAAGGACTGTAAGAAGTCTATCGGTAAGAAAGGGGGAATCACAAAAGAGCCGAGATGAGGGGGCCAGAGACAATATCAGATaagaaaaattcattcaatttttttttttaataatcaaGCGCGTGTTCATAACACAAACCAAGTATgagaatcaatcaatcaatcaatcaacatACTCAAGAAACCCACAAACAATAAACGCTTTCAGAaaatccccttttttttctaGATTGCAGTGAAATCTAGTTCTCACAAGCCAGGATGATTTAAATCTTACACACCTGAAAACCGACTGGTGGACTGGGGCCTTGACCAACTTTAATATCCTTGTACTGCAAACCAGACTCTGTAGTTACCATAGGCACCTTCAACAAAATGACAATTTCAAACATCATTTACCAGTACAATTGATAGATCATATCAACAAAAGGCATTTGCCACTGACAGACACCCACTGAACTCCCAAAAGAAAAGAATCGGTATGactactttaataaaaaacaatccaGTCCTTACCAAATGAAGGCCACAGTGTGCATTCATATGAGCTGTTATAAAGTTGTGcaagtatttctcaagcttaaGATGGCTCCTGCGGGAAGCGTTGTGAAGACCTCACTTCTACTCAATTTTCTTTAACTTGATATCTATTTTATTGACATGGTTGATTGTTTTAGGGCGTAGAATCATAATTTAGAACTTAGATTTATAAACTTGGATTGGTTAATAACTTAGAGATAATCCCTATCTATTTTGAAACTAAACGTTAATGCCGGGAAAATATCATTTAAAGCTGATTCTAAAAGACCTAAGTAGAACTTTTTCTTTGGGTGAGCTACAGAAAAAAAACTTCCCCCTACAACGTAACTTCGTTCATTCCAGTTTGAGCTAAGAGTTTaatcaagatattatttccttaactttatattattttcaagGACTTACGAGAATAAATTGAGAGATCAGTAAAATCCAAGTTTTACAGCCTGCTAGAGTTTTGAAGTGAATAATTAACAACTGAACACCCATAGCATATAGAATGCAGCCAAGGGATCAATTCAACCTCACCATACATTTTCAAGCTCCTTCTCGCAAGAATTATCACACAGTCGAGGCTTCTCTTCTGGGGGCAGACCAGCTCCCTCAGCTTCAAATGCGCCTGCCACAGCGCTTGAAACTCCGAAAAGCAACCCAATCATATCTCTTCTTTTGATTACATTAAACTCATCCTTACATACTCTTGACCTTGTAGCATTTATAGTAACTTGTGAATTAGAACATCGGATAAGCATCCCTTGAACTTTGCTGCAGGAAACGCCTTGGTAATCTGCGGACATCCCTTTTCCAGAAGATGAACCTAACTTGTAGGAAAAGCAACAGAACTAA from Pyrus communis chromosome 17, drPyrComm1.1, whole genome shotgun sequence includes the following:
- the LOC137723080 gene encoding peptidyl-prolyl cis-trans isomerase FKBP16-3, chloroplastic — protein: MASSSSTLLFPFGSSSGKGMSADYQGVSCSKVQGMLIRCSNSQVTINATRSRVCKDEFNVIKRRDMIGLLFGVSSAVAGAFEAEGAGLPPEEKPRLCDNSCEKELENVPMVTTESGLQYKDIKVGQGPSPPVGFQVAANYVAMVPSGQIFDSSLEKGQVYIFRVGSGQVIKGLDEGILSMKVGGKRRLYIPGSLAFPKGLNSAPGRPRVAPSSPVVFDVSLEYVPGLDIEEE